Proteins from a single region of Segatella copri:
- a CDS encoding PIN domain-containing protein: protein MIDNIKLANYKSFFADQVKEAIDEQQKINRSQMRNLFKAGELSLAYVDSIQHETGMIILKFPRRMAPRLKVLKGVCIIKKGAKQALGEHVTEWSCRWEEFVDNKDFHSPGSDMTPMYYVHTGVSNYDYVACSGFSLKLYDILSKALADGKSLSLIVHNPFPPVEYFRNLTSYMDAFSSNEELNIESTINYEEWTPEELAFDEQKPTGISDTIIDTLANEHCCIVQGPPGTGKSYTIASVVSSYLDAGKTVCVTTMANKGLIELIKQMPLQKYVKGGRISKTNLSVDERKQVSGVKAASADLQVPDGEMLCATNYQLSSVFSEKKMTLYGLPQYDLIVIEEASQAFLTTIVAFKQLGVDCMIVGDPMQLPPIVKLNNPQYNSWNVSTQVEGLKTMALGSQIKSYRIVTTFRLTSRSAALTKCFYGNRFVSVKKEYLDFADANSPLFPYEGGCLYHCTCNVSNGVYSDKADSIIRNVIGIMERYYPTRTLAIITPFRDSVKELQKRFCTSDIELDITIETIDRIQGMTVDYAILYVPARNPGFALEDCRFNVATSRSLSTTLIISDIPLNEFHTVSPTVLQFIENCDRYDGGVRVITSDSFEEKPITGSNKTAVEPTYPKNAAPTIGVKVVGKIDLSRFERKKKELSSNKKNFYIIDTNIFVNCPDILSKIDKTYPIILSAKVTDELDTMKIKLNDEYKRNAEKALRNLNNETQHEVIYEFADTSLLPEDFDKRSPDNMILSVALKYKGENPIVLTSDNGLQLKSKALGLSTISLKSFLKR, encoded by the coding sequence ATGATTGACAATATCAAACTTGCAAACTATAAGTCCTTCTTTGCAGACCAAGTAAAGGAGGCTATCGACGAGCAGCAAAAAATCAATCGCTCGCAGATGCGGAACTTATTCAAGGCAGGTGAATTATCGCTTGCTTATGTTGATTCCATTCAGCATGAGACAGGCATGATTATCCTCAAATTTCCTCGGCGTATGGCTCCACGCTTGAAAGTTCTGAAGGGCGTGTGCATAATTAAGAAAGGTGCAAAGCAAGCATTAGGTGAACACGTTACGGAGTGGAGCTGCCGTTGGGAGGAGTTTGTTGATAATAAGGATTTTCATTCTCCAGGTTCTGACATGACTCCAATGTACTATGTTCATACTGGTGTTTCCAACTATGACTATGTTGCATGCTCTGGATTCAGTCTTAAATTGTACGATATCTTGTCAAAGGCGTTGGCTGATGGCAAAAGTCTTTCACTTATCGTCCATAATCCATTTCCTCCTGTAGAGTATTTCCGCAACCTTACTAGCTATATGGATGCATTCTCTTCAAACGAGGAATTGAACATAGAATCGACAATCAATTACGAGGAATGGACACCCGAGGAACTTGCGTTTGATGAACAGAAGCCAACAGGCATTTCTGACACAATCATAGACACGCTCGCTAATGAACATTGTTGTATCGTACAAGGTCCTCCAGGAACTGGTAAGAGTTACACCATCGCTTCTGTAGTTTCATCGTATCTTGATGCTGGCAAAACCGTCTGCGTCACCACCATGGCGAACAAGGGTCTTATCGAGTTGATAAAGCAGATGCCTTTGCAGAAGTATGTGAAGGGAGGTCGTATCAGCAAGACAAATCTCTCTGTTGACGAACGCAAACAGGTGTCTGGTGTAAAAGCTGCTTCTGCCGACTTGCAGGTCCCTGATGGCGAAATGCTCTGTGCGACAAACTATCAATTGTCAAGCGTTTTTAGCGAAAAGAAAATGACTCTGTATGGTTTGCCACAATACGATTTGATAGTCATAGAAGAGGCTTCTCAAGCATTCCTTACTACTATAGTTGCATTCAAACAGTTGGGCGTGGATTGTATGATAGTAGGTGATCCTATGCAGTTGCCACCTATCGTGAAACTCAATAATCCGCAGTACAATTCTTGGAATGTATCAACGCAGGTGGAAGGCTTGAAGACGATGGCTTTAGGTTCGCAAATAAAGTCTTATCGTATTGTAACGACATTCCGTCTTACAAGTCGTTCGGCTGCTCTTACCAAGTGCTTCTATGGCAACCGCTTTGTTTCGGTAAAGAAAGAGTATCTTGATTTTGCTGATGCAAATAGTCCTCTTTTCCCATATGAAGGAGGGTGCCTGTATCATTGCACATGCAATGTAAGCAATGGAGTGTATTCTGATAAAGCGGATTCTATTATACGCAATGTAATTGGCATAATGGAGAGGTATTATCCAACACGTACTCTTGCTATTATTACTCCATTTCGTGATTCTGTGAAAGAACTTCAAAAGCGATTCTGTACATCTGACATAGAACTGGATATTACTATAGAAACAATAGACCGAATCCAAGGAATGACTGTTGACTATGCTATTCTCTATGTTCCAGCACGCAATCCAGGTTTTGCGCTTGAGGATTGCCGCTTCAATGTAGCAACAAGTCGTTCACTTAGCACAACACTTATTATCTCTGACATTCCGTTAAATGAGTTCCATACTGTTTCACCAACTGTCTTGCAATTCATTGAAAATTGCGATAGATATGATGGTGGAGTTCGAGTTATTACAAGTGACAGTTTTGAAGAAAAGCCAATTACAGGGTCAAACAAAACAGCAGTAGAACCAACTTACCCCAAAAACGCAGCTCCAACAATTGGTGTCAAAGTAGTTGGTAAGATTGATTTATCAAGGTTTGAACGCAAGAAGAAGGAACTGAGTTCTAATAAAAAGAATTTCTATATCATTGACACGAACATCTTTGTAAACTGCCCAGATATTCTCAGTAAAATCGATAAAACATATCCAATTATTCTTTCCGCAAAGGTAACAGATGAACTTGACACAATGAAGATAAAGTTGAATGATGAGTATAAACGTAATGCAGAAAAGGCGCTTCGTAATCTTAATAATGAAACACAACATGAGGTCATCTATGAGTTTGCTGACACTTCTTTATTGCCAGAAGATTTTGACAAGCGTTCACCTGATAATATGATCCTTTCTGTTGCTTTAAAATACAAAGGTGAGAATCCAATTGTATTGACATCTGATAATGGTTTACAGTTGAAATCAAAGGCATTAGGCTTATCCACGATAAGTCTAAAAAGTTTCTTAAAACGATAA
- a CDS encoding sacsin N-terminal ATP-binding-like domain-containing protein, whose product MAKFGPALLKAGIDYKGMGYEKLYEFVSKSGVFEVYSDTSCKVPVKYIKEKEPRKDISKKYRTERAQTIYTDSNEVVKVKRRLRLDNNMFIGQFAPQKNEGWYTITDIRNTDFTKIEDRERGVKNLSISFRSTKKEFNRFAYYKFTWVLLKVEPLKFSIDLCEEITPIYPKGIVKSLYEGIMRYPAGAAKKITRSLDTLKKQLTQSGKEVFIYELLQNANDYPRHTIINDKYQSLPVDVEFHLTKNYLIFQHTGEYFNPKNIAAICDINDGEKADNAEAIGYKGIGFKTVFLDNDYVLLNTGNYTFRFDKSATDVINTPWQILPIWTEYNEIDNEIKSVFRQHPTEEFRVKVALQPRDTDILTGEDREDNYINLFTNVFDSERVILFIPNIKKVSIFIDGQGEPIVREKDNKDWCVSDSLIDDIPEDITDKINDVLENPESLRSDGYEKIPEKYMNFRKTAVKFACKKVKRKLMSVDDAMLYCYLPAKRADWGFNFLMNTDMVPNGQRDDIEDIELNHVITRIAGKQFFYWIKQLIESKKYDLDSIFALVPDFDECKKRRVYKTFIEEFQEEFEKLIKEEPFIPCVDKDGEQTFECIDNIINDMTGMTANGVISDEDFIIFMDLGDYSLPVDELRQSEAFMDFLYKHSPSSLDVKIDAVIKKCEETDFQTWLTVPENNTRFIRHWLSKDDLDEFAKKKIFIEYEGDLFTAGNLYYDFDTNCNSLGFLRRFVPHLCETSKANFEGNENWKSFVDKHFRPFFSASMITDYILSNEDAMTLLNVPSNSVAFYRYLAVNKVDLKANKTKIPYITEDGDASTDYTNYHYFFNEDAHDLTREKWLGENVINVLSHIYLDSLADDEKDCLTAIFANLGFNEFTKDSFATTVIVGDADFRAKVNAAIENNYAANKAFVEYVYGCEAQLKENCFKDYVLRCVDIHKNEVYLCNDDVRYFNQDAYAQNSTYADNINHAWLKDSMMYALSNDYFEGHEKEEVKKLESFLRQQFGVKTFTDKSFFTDVVIKNKAIIYANLVDEATMLTFLEYLKRDADRLFDETMSFNDIKDMPLLAYDGTIVRARELNILYIEYNEDAKTLYEKAWCPKTYVVLSQKYTDDFSQDMRQLFKIVKFDINTTTDLLAQNANLRKSVNVININIDFWRWVKVNQKQIASVDKFKAIPLLDKNNALINGASLYISDTYQQEQIEALVTKYVKEAHFVSSSYIETANENEKAEWMKLFRRLDLKSDNRDILFSDILPKLSTIETESLDSIVAMMTKHLKDLKDKWAERKYQIMQLRVRTQSVGYKTLDQVIIVNVDEDSVSEPFKYITLANEVHPDILKANKNLLHAISEEYGNRNLITTKQMWIDAKVKDYLTKFAADENSVADIHIQFVREVAKIQSEYDIKDTLRKQIKYLVKSNETTYKFAHELTLGTAYSPTCDFEANGVSELPYLSDTYIFEGNKDIIKQYFKAENLHQNITREDLKYLANRTFACYFWSKCFSRRLVEYESWVEDGCFNNRICIPTENSVQKPELLYAPHIAGYAVRAKVPQWQEKVPCKAIVDSIDNRDARELFEKINFCKALSFEDCLYYLARVTHPREEETHYRSIVINWMLSSPIQDETLVDNYRKTPTAEWRNGKGQKKHITELYAIHPDATQERNIFRGDEFVMQTSAFPYDTDSFVKVCNMLKIKCLTSSDFVATPIGKQDETADMVAILRPRLLILSAIENPDRFQELYERYNTKLSQYHFVVCEKIDLGYDTIHNDVERIYNYDNHLYYVSSWKHNRTFTKFCSRLKRLVGFDVYDNVCEDVLDDSVSVEACIEKYCSSLAYDEKFRAYLRSLDLTINVEPEEEQSIETETDYYSNATNGPTDSATEATTETSTENQHVDDTETIREADKPSAPNKDVTLRPVNELEVGEEAETSPQKPIQTASQQPTSDFRPQQQSQQTESSVGQTTSSTAEEEPEDDLGQYDTYEQVDKEDSEDYYDTGETDDVEADVDEDVDTTDSVSTKYSNTHTSNTSHASSNKPQNDYDPDRNGYMESVDKDKNYQPVGDSPYKPRTRKHPKNFTKKELERLRSHGTPLELESLPPTREEIDLLAQCNIKPEQIADTNYLAQLRLYQNLKNEMHAEPEETMEEFVRNASDVTVHKLKDGRYIHTCSAARGVMYASPSVWNKMVDDKWKICVYLDGQGKNFHYINNAEEFLKLVEKDDVVIKITGKEKVDVVRALYTGILEDAKGTAYTLIRVAARTNMDAVFAHYVGAMAEAEDGNDDYNDNDY is encoded by the coding sequence ATGGCAAAATTTGGTCCTGCTTTACTCAAAGCAGGTATAGATTACAAAGGTATGGGATATGAAAAACTCTATGAATTTGTCTCCAAATCAGGCGTATTCGAAGTATATTCCGACACTTCTTGCAAAGTGCCTGTAAAATATATTAAAGAGAAAGAACCCCGAAAGGATATTTCTAAAAAGTATAGGACGGAACGTGCGCAAACAATATATACGGATTCTAATGAGGTAGTAAAGGTTAAGCGAAGATTGCGCCTTGACAACAATATGTTCATAGGGCAGTTCGCACCGCAGAAGAATGAAGGCTGGTATACGATAACGGACATACGCAATACTGATTTTACGAAAATAGAGGATAGAGAGCGAGGAGTAAAGAATTTGTCGATTTCATTCAGAAGTACGAAAAAAGAATTTAATCGTTTTGCTTATTACAAGTTCACCTGGGTGTTGCTAAAAGTTGAACCTCTAAAGTTCAGTATTGATTTGTGCGAGGAAATAACGCCAATATACCCTAAGGGCATTGTAAAAAGTCTTTACGAAGGTATTATGCGCTATCCTGCTGGTGCTGCGAAGAAGATTACTCGTTCGCTTGATACTCTCAAAAAGCAGTTAACCCAAAGTGGTAAAGAAGTATTCATCTACGAGTTGTTGCAAAATGCAAATGATTATCCTCGCCATACTATAATTAACGACAAATATCAATCTTTGCCTGTTGATGTAGAATTTCATTTAACCAAAAACTACTTGATATTTCAACATACGGGTGAATATTTTAATCCCAAGAATATTGCAGCTATTTGTGATATAAATGATGGCGAGAAGGCTGACAATGCCGAAGCCATCGGTTACAAAGGTATAGGTTTTAAGACTGTTTTTCTTGACAACGACTATGTTCTTCTCAATACTGGTAATTACACATTTAGGTTCGACAAGTCTGCTACGGATGTAATCAATACACCATGGCAGATATTGCCAATTTGGACGGAATATAATGAGATTGATAATGAAATTAAGTCTGTTTTCCGTCAGCATCCTACCGAAGAGTTCAGAGTAAAAGTCGCTCTCCAACCACGAGATACGGATATTCTGACTGGTGAAGACAGAGAGGATAACTACATCAATTTGTTTACCAATGTATTCGACTCGGAGCGTGTTATATTGTTTATCCCGAACATCAAGAAGGTTAGCATCTTTATTGATGGTCAAGGTGAACCGATTGTACGTGAGAAAGACAATAAAGACTGGTGTGTATCAGATTCTCTTATAGATGATATTCCTGAGGACATTACAGATAAGATAAACGATGTCTTGGAAAATCCAGAATCTCTTCGTTCGGATGGTTATGAGAAAATACCAGAGAAGTACATGAACTTCCGTAAGACTGCGGTAAAGTTTGCGTGCAAGAAAGTTAAAAGAAAGTTAATGTCTGTTGATGATGCCATGCTTTATTGCTATCTGCCAGCAAAGCGTGCTGATTGGGGCTTCAATTTCCTAATGAACACCGATATGGTGCCCAACGGACAGCGTGATGATATTGAGGATATCGAACTCAATCATGTTATTACTCGTATCGCAGGTAAACAGTTCTTTTATTGGATTAAGCAGCTTATTGAAAGCAAAAAATATGACCTTGACTCTATCTTTGCACTTGTCCCAGACTTTGATGAGTGCAAGAAGAGGCGCGTGTACAAGACGTTTATAGAGGAGTTCCAAGAAGAATTTGAAAAGCTCATAAAAGAAGAGCCTTTTATCCCATGCGTAGATAAGGATGGTGAACAAACTTTTGAATGCATCGATAATATTATCAACGACATGACTGGCATGACAGCGAACGGAGTCATATCTGACGAAGACTTCATAATTTTTATGGATTTGGGTGATTACTCCTTGCCTGTTGACGAGTTAAGACAATCGGAGGCATTCATGGATTTTTTGTACAAGCATTCTCCTTCGAGCCTTGATGTAAAGATTGATGCTGTAATAAAGAAATGTGAGGAAACTGATTTCCAAACATGGTTGACGGTTCCCGAAAACAACACACGATTTATAAGACATTGGTTGAGTAAGGATGATTTAGACGAGTTTGCGAAGAAAAAAATATTTATTGAATATGAAGGCGATTTGTTTACAGCAGGAAATCTCTACTATGATTTTGACACAAATTGTAATAGTTTAGGATTCTTGCGTAGATTTGTACCGCATCTTTGTGAGACATCAAAAGCAAATTTTGAGGGAAATGAAAATTGGAAATCATTTGTAGACAAGCATTTCCGGCCTTTCTTTTCTGCGTCTATGATTACGGATTACATTCTATCCAACGAGGACGCCATGACGTTGCTTAACGTACCAAGCAATTCTGTTGCATTTTATCGTTATCTTGCGGTAAATAAAGTTGATTTAAAGGCTAATAAGACAAAGATTCCGTACATTACCGAGGATGGTGATGCAAGTACCGACTATACCAATTATCACTACTTCTTTAACGAAGATGCTCACGACTTAACCCGTGAGAAATGGTTGGGCGAGAATGTTATCAACGTACTATCGCATATCTATTTGGACAGTCTGGCTGATGACGAGAAAGATTGCTTAACTGCAATATTTGCTAACCTTGGATTCAACGAATTTACCAAGGACTCGTTCGCTACTACTGTCATAGTTGGCGATGCCGATTTCCGAGCAAAAGTTAACGCAGCCATAGAAAACAATTATGCCGCTAACAAAGCATTTGTTGAATATGTTTACGGTTGTGAAGCGCAGTTGAAGGAAAACTGTTTCAAGGATTATGTCTTGCGTTGTGTTGACATCCACAAAAACGAGGTATATCTTTGCAACGACGACGTGCGATACTTCAATCAGGATGCGTATGCTCAGAACAGCACCTATGCTGACAATATCAATCATGCTTGGTTGAAGGATAGCATGATGTATGCTCTATCGAATGATTACTTTGAAGGTCATGAGAAGGAAGAGGTAAAGAAACTGGAATCGTTCTTGCGTCAGCAGTTTGGCGTTAAGACCTTCACAGACAAGTCGTTCTTCACAGATGTTGTAATCAAGAACAAGGCGATTATCTATGCCAATCTTGTTGACGAGGCAACTATGCTCACATTCTTAGAATACCTGAAGCGAGACGCAGACAGACTCTTTGATGAAACTATGAGTTTCAACGACATCAAAGATATGCCTTTACTTGCCTATGACGGAACCATAGTAAGAGCAAGGGAACTTAATATCCTGTATATCGAATACAATGAGGACGCAAAGACTCTATACGAGAAAGCATGGTGTCCGAAGACGTATGTTGTACTCTCACAGAAATATACCGATGATTTCTCTCAGGATATGCGTCAGCTATTCAAGATAGTGAAGTTTGACATCAATACCACAACAGACCTTCTTGCTCAGAACGCAAACTTGCGTAAATCGGTTAATGTTATTAACATTAACATTGATTTCTGGCGATGGGTAAAGGTTAACCAGAAGCAAATTGCATCTGTTGATAAGTTTAAGGCTATTCCGTTGCTAGACAAAAACAATGCGCTTATAAATGGTGCATCACTTTACATTTCTGACACCTATCAGCAGGAGCAAATTGAGGCGTTGGTAACTAAGTATGTAAAGGAGGCGCATTTTGTGTCTTCGTCTTACATTGAAACCGCCAATGAGAACGAGAAGGCAGAGTGGATGAAATTATTCAGAAGACTTGATCTTAAGTCCGATAATAGGGATATTCTTTTCTCAGACATCTTGCCTAAGCTTTCAACTATTGAAACTGAGTCTTTGGATTCGATTGTAGCGATGATGACCAAGCACCTTAAAGATCTGAAGGATAAATGGGCTGAAAGGAAATACCAAATTATGCAATTGAGAGTTCGTACTCAATCTGTCGGTTATAAGACTCTTGATCAGGTAATAATCGTCAACGTGGATGAGGATTCAGTATCTGAACCATTCAAGTACATCACTCTTGCCAACGAGGTTCATCCCGATATTCTAAAGGCAAATAAGAACTTGCTTCATGCTATCTCTGAAGAGTATGGTAATCGCAATCTCATTACCACAAAGCAAATGTGGATTGACGCAAAGGTTAAGGATTATCTTACAAAGTTTGCTGCCGATGAGAATAGCGTTGCAGACATTCACATTCAGTTTGTACGTGAAGTAGCCAAGATACAGAGTGAGTATGACATAAAAGACACACTTCGTAAGCAGATAAAGTATCTGGTCAAGTCTAATGAAACGACATACAAGTTTGCTCATGAACTGACACTTGGAACAGCATATTCTCCAACATGCGACTTTGAGGCAAATGGTGTGTCAGAATTGCCGTATCTTTCTGACACTTACATCTTCGAAGGCAATAAGGATATCATCAAGCAATATTTCAAGGCAGAAAACTTACATCAGAATATAACACGAGAAGACTTAAAGTATCTCGCAAACCGCACATTTGCTTGTTATTTCTGGTCGAAATGTTTCTCTCGTCGCTTGGTCGAATATGAATCATGGGTGGAAGACGGATGTTTCAATAACCGCATATGCATACCAACAGAGAATTCTGTTCAAAAGCCGGAGTTGTTGTATGCACCTCATATAGCTGGTTATGCTGTTCGGGCCAAGGTACCCCAATGGCAAGAGAAGGTTCCTTGCAAAGCTATTGTTGACTCTATTGACAATCGTGATGCTCGTGAATTATTTGAGAAGATCAACTTCTGTAAGGCTCTCTCTTTTGAAGATTGCCTTTATTACCTTGCTCGTGTTACGCATCCAAGAGAGGAAGAGACTCATTACCGTAGTATAGTGATTAATTGGATGCTGTCTTCGCCTATTCAAGATGAGACTTTGGTTGACAACTATCGTAAAACGCCAACTGCAGAATGGCGTAATGGTAAGGGGCAGAAGAAGCATATTACGGAACTTTATGCTATCCATCCGGATGCGACACAGGAAAGGAACATTTTCCGTGGCGATGAATTTGTTATGCAGACAAGTGCTTTCCCTTATGATACAGATTCATTTGTCAAGGTCTGCAACATGCTGAAGATAAAATGTCTGACAAGTTCTGATTTTGTCGCAACACCTATAGGCAAACAAGATGAAACAGCTGATATGGTTGCCATACTCAGACCTCGTCTGCTTATCTTGTCGGCTATCGAGAATCCAGACAGATTCCAAGAGCTCTACGAACGCTATAATACAAAGCTGTCGCAGTATCATTTTGTTGTATGTGAAAAGATAGATCTCGGTTATGACACTATACATAATGATGTGGAGCGTATCTATAACTATGACAATCACCTTTATTATGTAAGCTCATGGAAGCATAATCGTACCTTTACAAAGTTCTGTAGTAGATTGAAGCGACTGGTAGGTTTTGACGTGTATGATAATGTATGTGAAGACGTTCTTGATGATAGTGTTTCTGTAGAAGCGTGCATCGAAAAGTATTGCTCTTCGCTTGCATACGATGAAAAGTTCCGCGCTTATCTCAGATCGTTGGATTTGACCATCAACGTTGAGCCAGAAGAAGAACAATCTATCGAAACAGAAACTGATTACTATAGCAATGCTACGAATGGACCAACAGATTCTGCTACAGAAGCAACTACAGAGACATCAACAGAAAATCAACATGTTGATGATACGGAAACTATTCGCGAGGCTGACAAGCCTAGTGCACCAAATAAAGATGTAACGTTAAGACCTGTTAACGAACTTGAAGTTGGGGAAGAAGCAGAGACATCACCCCAAAAACCTATTCAAACCGCATCGCAGCAGCCAACTTCTGACTTTCGTCCACAACAGCAGTCGCAACAAACTGAATCATCAGTTGGTCAAACAACGTCATCTACAGCAGAGGAAGAGCCAGAAGATGACCTTGGTCAGTATGACACATATGAACAGGTTGATAAAGAGGATAGTGAAGACTACTATGACACAGGTGAAACAGACGATGTAGAAGCTGACGTTGATGAAGATGTTGACACAACGGATAGTGTCAGCACAAAGTATTCTAATACTCATACGTCTAACACGTCTCACGCTTCATCAAACAAGCCTCAGAATGATTATGATCCTGACCGTAATGGGTACATGGAATCTGTTGATAAGGACAAGAATTATCAACCTGTTGGCGACAGTCCTTACAAACCTCGTACACGTAAACATCCGAAGAACTTCACCAAAAAGGAATTAGAACGCCTTCGCTCACATGGAACGCCTCTTGAACTGGAATCATTACCACCAACGAGGGAGGAAATAGATCTCTTAGCTCAATGTAATATCAAGCCAGAGCAGATTGCCGACACCAACTATCTTGCTCAGTTGCGTCTGTACCAGAATCTCAAAAATGAGATGCACGCAGAGCCTGAGGAAACAATGGAAGAGTTCGTGCGTAATGCGAGTGATGTAACTGTACACAAACTTAAAGATGGTAGATACATTCATACTTGTAGTGCTGCTCGTGGCGTGATGTATGCTTCTCCTTCTGTATGGAATAAGATGGTTGATGACAAGTGGAAGATTTGTGTTTATCTTGATGGACAAGGCAAGAACTTCCATTATATTAACAACGCCGAGGAATTCTTGAAACTTGTAGAAAAAGACGATGTTGTTATCAAGATTACCGGCAAGGAGAAAGTTGATGTAGTAAGGGCTCTTTATACAGGCATACTTGAAGATGCCAAAGGTACTGCATACACCTTGATTCGTGTGGCTGCTCGCACAAATATGGATGCCGTATTCGCTCACTATGTTGGTGCTATGGCAGAAGCGGAAGATGGTAACGATGATTATAACGATAACGACTATTGA
- a CDS encoding UpxY family transcription antiterminator: protein MEDKIKQPLTANASLYNGQPTDTGSSCPSARLTSCTPSISKNKGGVSVKNVPSRNKQWFVLRVSYGRIIKAKTFVEAKGLECYVPLRYKEVRKQGKKRIITEPLLHSFLFVHASAEQVDSLLQDKNIKAFENIALLSYYYDHTSHCENAPTKNPPLIIADTAMDNFIRLTSIHNPHIIPVTSDNIKYKLGDEVVITEGEFKDIHGRVTRIAGQQRVVVELFDGCLVATAYVPKEAMRKYIATQSTKIC, encoded by the coding sequence TTGGAAGATAAAATCAAACAGCCTTTAACGGCTAATGCTTCATTGTATAATGGGCAACCTACCGACACAGGTTCATCGTGTCCAAGTGCAAGACTTACCTCTTGTACGCCCTCCATCTCAAAGAACAAAGGTGGGGTGTCGGTAAAGAATGTGCCTTCACGAAACAAGCAATGGTTTGTATTAAGAGTTTCTTATGGGCGTATTATCAAGGCAAAAACATTCGTTGAGGCTAAAGGATTGGAATGTTATGTTCCTTTGCGATATAAAGAGGTAAGAAAGCAAGGAAAGAAGCGAATCATCACGGAGCCTCTTCTCCACTCTTTTCTCTTTGTTCATGCATCAGCTGAGCAAGTTGATTCTCTTTTGCAAGATAAGAACATCAAGGCTTTTGAAAATATAGCTTTGTTGAGTTACTATTACGACCATACTTCACATTGTGAAAATGCGCCAACCAAGAATCCTCCTCTTATCATTGCCGATACAGCTATGGATAATTTCATCCGTTTAACCTCCATACATAATCCTCACATCATCCCTGTTACTTCGGATAATATCAAATATAAGTTAGGAGATGAAGTAGTGATTACAGAGGGTGAGTTTAAGGATATACATGGTAGAGTGACAAGGATTGCTGGTCAGCAGAGAGTGGTGGTAGAACTTTTTGATGGATGCCTGGTGGCTACTGCGTACGTGCCGAAGGAGGCGATGAGGAAATATATTGCTACGCAATCAACGAAAATTTGTTAG